Within the Miscanthus floridulus cultivar M001 chromosome 17, ASM1932011v1, whole genome shotgun sequence genome, the region CTGCGTCAGGCGCCGAGGGCATGGTATGCCAAACTCGACGAGTCCCTCATCGGACTTGGGTTTCGGAGGAGCGCTTCGGAGCACGCTGTCTACCTGCGCAGAGCTGGAGCTCGCCGGCGGGTGGTGGGGGTTTATGTTGATGACCTCATCATCGCCGGCGGCAACCAGGTCGACATCGACACCTTCAAGAACCAGATGATAGCCACCTTCAAGATGAGCGACTTGGGCTTGCTCCACTACTACCTTGGTCTGGAGGTGTCCCAGACCGAGGCTGGCATCACCATCTGCTAGAGCTCCTACGCAGCCAAGATCCTAGAGACAGCAGGCCTGACGGGTTGCAATTCCAGTGCAACGCCAATGGAGCCTCGCCTGAAATTGAGCAAGGTGAGCTCGGCTCCAGCCATCGATTCATCCATGTATCGCAGTGTGGTGGGCTCGCTGCGGTATTTGGTGAACTCAAGACCCGACCTGGCGTATTCAGTGGGGTACATCAGCAGATTCATGGAGAACCCGACCACCGAACATTTGGCGGCCATGAAGCGGGTGCTACGATATGTCGCCGGTACCCTACACTTCGGCTGCTACTACAAGAGGAAGAAGGATCCCCAGCTCATCGGCTACAGCGACAGCGACTTGGCTGGGGACATTGACACGCGCAAGAGTACCACgggcatcctcttcttcctcggcgacAACACCATCACCTGGCAGTCATAGAAGCAGAAGATTGTGGCACTGTCTTCGTGTGAGGCTGAGTACATTGCAGCGACGACAGGAGCATGCTAGGGAGTGTGGCTGGCGCGGCTGCTTGCTGAACTCAAGAgcgaggaggccagcgccgtcaCTTTGAGGATCGACAACGAGTCCGCCATCGCGCTCAGCAAGAACCCCGTCTTCCACGATCGCAGTAAGCACATCGATGTTCGTTTTCATTTCATTCGTGAATGCGTGGAGGAAGACAGGGTGAGGCTTCAGTCCATTGGAACGACGGAGCAGCTGGCGGACATTCTCACTA harbors:
- the LOC136515789 gene encoding secreted RxLR effector protein 161-like — protein: MEPRLKLSKVSSAPAIDSSMYRSVVGSLRYLVNSRPDLAYSVGYISRFMENPTTEHLAAMKRVLRYVAGTLHFGCYYKRKKDPQLIGYSDSDLAGDIDTRKSTTGILFFLGDNTITWQS